In the genome of Arabidopsis thaliana chromosome 4, partial sequence, the window gtgaAGGCTCAATAACACCTAAAAATGCAGCGAATATTCTAGCTTCCATGCGTCATAagcaagcaaaaaaaatggagactATATATAAGTTCTTCTGTATAATTAGAGTTACAAATTTGTGGAGACTATATATAACTTCTTTTGCCTCCCATGCGTCATAagcaagcaaaaaaaaaaaatggagcaAACTTTCATCACGTGGAAaacttgtctttcttttttttaatacatatttgAAGGTTTAAAAGAGTTAGGCAGGATGTGTTAGCGACAATGTTTTCGAatgtaatgaaaaataatCTTTAAGAACAAGTGGTTATGTACAAATTTATGCGAATAGATGATAAAGTAgatacaacaaaaatgattgaGTAgcaagagatggagaaagagaactttgctatattaaaaaatgtgtttgagatcattttatcaatttttgaaGTAATTGGCTACATCGAATAATTTATGtacttatatatagtttctatATCAATTCATATACttgatacatatattataaaaaaataaaatccttaaaactacaatttttgtttagaaaatgTGTTGTGTATATCTTCAACATGAGAGAATGCATCAGAGTGGTGTGATCAAACTCTTCTAACCCAAatctaacaaatattttagggttttgtgccAACAACCCTcaaaaatattgttcttgCAACATAACCtttcatataaaatacatgTAGGTCAATACTCTGATATCAAAAGTCACCCGCAATATAACCACGTGcatagattttatataatcCTTGGGCGTGTATAGATTTTGCAAACCGTATAAGTATGTATATAAGTTATTAAACTACGTCGTTTGAGCATTTTTcggaaaataatatattactagAGTGGATTGGAACCAATAAGGCCCCGATCCAGATTTGAAACCAGAAATTGGAATTTTCAAACttagggtttgattttggGGATTTATAAGTGGGgatcttttgtttatgtcaCAACGTCGTCGTATCTGGTCAATAACAGAGACTCTTTCACAACCGACGTCGTATCTGGTCAATAACGGAGACCCTTTATCTCTGTATTTTGAGATAACTCAGTCGTGAAGCAGTCATAACTAAGCTGTGTGACTATTATAACTCGGTCAAACCCTGAAAGTGCTTTCCTTAAGCCATCAGTTGGTACAATCAAGTAATTAACATATCATAATCACATTCCAACTAGTGGAATCATGAAACTATCTAATATTCTATATACTTTATCCAACATCATACCCAACAACATCATTCCTAGAAGTTTGGTCAACATAGTTTGTCAATCGACACTTACCGAAAacccaatttattttttgttttcatattataGATCTTGAAACTAATAGAACCAACAATTTGGTGGCTAGTTTGAAATCTCATAATAACATCTGGTTTCTTATAACTCGGtcaaaccacaaaatcttcTAGCATAAATCAGTCGTAACGTATTGGTATTGTGAGGCCCAAGCCCAAGAGGGTCCCAACCAACCCAAGTAACACACAAAACCCTAAGCGTGTGTatgtacatatgtatatatctcCCTCTTCACGCAGCTTCTTCTCACATCGtcttcatcaccatcacttCTTTATCTCTCATCTCAATCTCAGCCATTATCATCATCGTTGTGACACCGGAGTTGACGTCACGTTGGGGTCATGATTGTTTAACGTGGTTGGTTTCGTCGCCGTTCATCACCGGATTGTTAGGTAAGGAAAACCTCTCATGGCTATGAACTACACTACTGAAATTATTCCACTTAGCAATTGGATTTGTGGATTATAACTTCAACTATTGGATTTTTGTGTGAACATGTGAAATAAGGAAACAGTTCAAGTGGTAGAATTGGTGATCCGTTTCTCATCACGTCCGAAGGAGTTTGGGCTAGTTCTTAACGTTTCTGAATTGATCTTGTTTCCAAGTTTTCAGAACAATTTTTGGATCCAAAATCGGAGGTAAGATCGATCGGCAAATCACGTTTAAAGTTGATAATTAGTCACAGTTTTCAGAGCCATATTTTTCCAAGTATCTGAAACTTTGCAGTTTCTGGTAGAGGTTTTAAGGATCTATTTCCCGTCGGATCTGAAGGAATCAAATTGTGAATTTGGTGTCGTTGGAAAGATCTCGAGGAGAGCAAGAATTAGCAAGTTTCGTTCTCACGATCCAAGGTAAGCTTCATTCGCAAAATGACTTACAAGTGAAAAATCACAATTTTCCTgaactcaaaaaaatattaagtgTCAGGAACATTGCAGTTTCATCTTAAGGGTTTTACGAGGCGTTTCTGGTCACTCAGGAGCATTGATAGACCCAACGACGGTGGTTTCTGACAGAGGAAGTGTCAGGGAAGCCACTGGAACCTTCAGATCAATTGGAAAAGGTAATCCATAGCCATGGAAGCGCTTGCTTGTTGGCCAAGAATGAGTCGTTCTGCTTAAACCCAGAAACCcttatttgttgtttgaatctGTTTCTTCAGCTGCAATTTCCAGAACGCAGTCACAGTTTCCAAATTGCAATTCCAGCTTTCTAGTCGTTGTTTCCAATCAATTGAGGTGAGGGTGGTATCCACGAAGGAtggtatcattttcttttggtatgcTCCATGACTTGTAGCATATAGGCTTGGATTTGATTGATTAGGATTAGATTATATGATGTTATGATTGAGAGTAAATGTTAGgtatgatgataatgaatgaTTGTAATGTTTGGTAATGCTATGATATATAAGTAAATGTTAAATATGATGATGTATGTACGAGAATGATTTAAGTATAGACAGTGATGGACTGACGGGTTAACAGCTGGTCAAGAACGGCTGACGAGCCCGGAATGGGAGTGTCTGAGCCACGAGGGCCAGCCTCCACCTATTGTTCTAGTCGTCACGAGGATGACTGGACCTAACGATGTGTatgtttatattaatatacataAGATGGTTCTCTTGATTATGTTctttagaaaaga includes:
- a CDS encoding uncharacterized protein (unknown protein; FUNCTIONS IN: molecular_function unknown; INVOLVED IN: biological_process unknown; LOCATED IN: endomembrane system; BEST Arabidopsis thaliana protein match is: unknown protein (TAIR:AT4G09260.1); Has 9 Blast hits to 9 proteins in 1 species: Archae - 0; Bacteria - 0; Metazoa - 0; Fungi - 0; Plants - 9; Viruses - 0; Other Eukaryotes - 0 (source: NCBI BLink).) yields the protein MYICIYLPLHAASSHIVFITITSLSLISISAIIIIVVTPELTSRWGHDCLTWLVSSPFITGLLEQFLDPKSEFLVEVLRIYFPSDLKESNCEFGVVGKISRRARISKFRSHDPRVLRGVSGHSGALIDPTTVVSDRGSVREATGTFRSIGKGNP